The Streptomyces sp. NBC_00569 genomic sequence ACGCACAACGCAGCCGGGCCCCGCGGTGAAAACACCGGGGGCCTGGCATGAGGTACAGTGAGCGACGTTACGACTCCGGATCAACCGGCGTCTTACGCGGGTGTAGTTTAGTGGTAGAACATCAGCTTCCCAAGCTGAGAGTGCGAGTTCGATTCTCGTCACCCGCTCCCTATGTGAGGCCCAGGTCAGCGACCTGGGCCTCGTTCGTTGTCCGGACCTGTTCAGTTGTCGCGCACCACCGACTGCCGACGGCCCCGGAAAGATCCGGGGCCGTCGACTTCCCGTCGCTGGGCCAGGTCTCTGGCGTGTCAGCCGGCGCAGTTCGGGACGGGAATGTCGCTGCCGGCGCAGTTGGTGGGCGCATTCCCCCTGACTCGGGAGGCGACCAGAGAAACGGTGCCGCCGCTGTTGAGGATGCCGCCGGGGGCGAGGGCGGACGTGTTGTTGTTGACGTTGCTGGACGTGATGTTCGTGGTGCCGCCGCCGACGTTGGCGATACCTCCGGCCCGGTTCCCGGGAGCGTGGTTCTCATTCACGTCACTGCTGACGATGCGCAGCGTGCCGTCGTTGGCCAGGCCACCTCCGACACCGCCGGTGGCGGTGTTGTCGGTGATGCGGCTGTTGATGATGGTCATGTCTCCGTCGTTGGCGAGGCCGCCGCCGTTCACGTTGGCGGTGTTGTCGAAGACGGAGGTGTTCACGATCCGGGTGACGGTCCCCGAACCGCCGCCGATTCCACCCGAGAAGTTGGCCTCGTTGTCGTGGATGCTGCTGCCGGTCACGGTCAGCCTGCCGCGGTTCGCGATGCCGCCGCCGAAGTCGGGCGCCTTACCGCCGGTGATGGTGGTGTTCGTGAGCGTGAGGTTTCCACCGAGGGCGACGGAGAGAATGCCGAACGCGCCTGCCGTGGCGTCGCGGGTGATGGTGGTGTTCCGGCCGACGATGGTGATCGTCGCCTGGATGGACGGCAGCGCCGTGACGAGCGAATAGGTACAGCCCCGTGCCAGCACCAGGGTTCCACTCCCTGCGGTGTTGGCGTTGGTGATGGCGGAAGACAGGGCAGTCTCGTTGCACGGGACGACCGTCTGCGCAGATGCGGGAGTGGCCGTGGCGACGACCGTCGCGAGGGCTGCGACACACAGTGCCTGCGCGGCGAGTACCGACGGCTTACGAGTGAACATGGGCAGGTGGCTCCTTCGGAAGTCCCGGATCCGCGGGGTGCTCCCCGCACCGAAGTCGGCGGCGCCGTATCTCGGGGGAGCGGAGTTGATGTTGCCCATGTCGTCGCGTGGCAGTTACGGGCTGGAGGGGGCTGTCCACCCGGACGGTCCAGCCGGTTCCGTCCGACGGCCGACAGGGGGCATCCGCGACTTGGCCGCACAGCCGTGGCCCGGCGTCCTGTCACCCCTGCTTGCCGAGCCGAGAAGGCGAGTTCGATTCTCGTCACCCGCTCCATCACAGATGGCTCCATGCAAGAGGCCCAGGTCAGCGACCTGGGCCTCTTGCTGTGTGCTTCCGATGCGACGGTGGATGTGAGCCTGACCTGCCGGCCTGTGCCTCGGGTTCCGAGGAACTACGACGGGTCAGCGGTGGCACGACCTCTGTCCCTGGCGGAGCCCGGACTTGAAGCCGTCCTTGAAGCCGCGCCGGTAGTCCTGCTGCGCGTTCCTGTGCGCGACGGTGGTGGCTTGTCGGCCCTTCCCGTCCCCGTACCCGTGACCGTGCCGCTTGCAGTGGTGCGACCCCTGGCGGAATCCGGACCTGACGCCGTCCTTGTAGCCGCGCCGGTAGTCCTGGTGCGACTTGGGAACCTTGGCGGTCGTACTTGCGCTGACGTGGGTCTCGCTCGGTGTGGCCGCGGAGGCCTGCGTCCAGCCGAGGGGCGCAAGCCCCATGGTCGCGGCGACGAAGACCGAGCTCAGGACGACCCGCTTTCTTTTCATTGCGAGCATAACTATCCCCTTGGGCCAGTTTCTCACATAGAGCCAAATCCACTTTAATCGCCCACATGGGCTTCGCAACTGCACTGGAGATCCAGCAGCGTGAGAGGGGTGGACGTACCGGCGATTCCGTGAATTCGGTCCGCATAAAGCACCATGACGCTCTGTCACATTTGGAGAGTTCGGGCCGACCAGCCAATTGGGCGTGGGATTAAGCCGGTTCAGGAACATTCACATGCGTTCAGCAGTGCGACCGAGCTGAGCGGACACCGGTCCGGAACGTCACGAGCTACGCTCTCGCCCGCACCAAGGGGAGGGGACGATCGTCGTGGCCATGGGACTCGCGGGGATACCCGGCAGAGAGTGGATGATCCGGAACGCGAAGGGGCGGAAGTTCCAGTACGACTCGGAGGAAGAGGCGTTCGCGGAACTCGCCGAGCACGGGGAGGGTGCCACCGTCTGGACCCGTGACATCTACCGGGTGCTCTTCATCACCCGGTCCGTCGACGGCTGGAAGCAAGTCCCCGACCCGCGCGACCAGCGCGGGAACCGGGGTAGCTCCTGACGCCGGGGGGCGGCCGGATGAGCGTGCACCGACGTGCGGGGGCACTGGACCGGTGATGCAATGGGTCTACCGGGAGCCCCGGACACCGAGGGTTACGAACCACCTTTTACGCACACCGGGGGCCACGCACACCAGGGCTGACGAACACAGGGGTTGCGCCGTGAACGACGAAGTCGAAGAACTGGGGCCGATCGACTATCTGGTCGTGGAGTTCCCCGGCAACCGCATGACGGGAGAGGGCCTGCCCCTCCTGGTCGATCTCGTGGACCGCGGCCTCATTCGCATCCTCGACCTGACATTCGTCAGGAAGGAGGAGGACGGCTCCGTGAGCGGCCTGGAGATCGCCGACCTCACCGGCGACGGCGAGCTCGACCTGGCCGTCTTCGAAGGCGCGTCGTCCGGCCTCCTGGGCCAGGACGACATCGAGGAGGCCGCAAGCGCCCTGGAGCCCGGCAGTTCCGCCGGCGTCCTGATCTACGAGAACCGCTGGGCCGCGCCCTTCGCCGCAGCTCTCCGCCGCGGCGGCGCCAGGATGGTCGCCTCCGGGCGGATCCCGGTGCCTGCCATCCTGGCCGCGCTCGACAGCACGGAAGCCGCTCACTGAGCGGCTGCCGACAGCCGCCGACGAGCAGAAGGGAAACCGCCATGCCAGGTCTACTCCGTGGGGTCGCGCGCACGGCCGTGGTCGCCGGAACGGCGACCGCCGTGTCGAACCGTGTGAGCCGCCGTCAGCAGGGGCGCTGGGCCGCCCAGCAGGAATACGAAACTCCGGCTCCCCCCGCCGCGCCCCCTACCGCTCCCATGACCACCGATATGACGAACAAAATCGAACAGCTCAAGCAGCTCGGTGATCTCAGGGACCAGGGCGTGCTCACCGACAGCGAGTTCGAGGAGCAGAAGCGCAGGCTTCTCCAGTCCTGACCGGATCCGCCGGACCACGCGGGACCGCCGGACCGCGTGACGGTGCCTCAGCGCGACCGGCAGACGGTAGGCGTACGGGCGAAGAGCACGGGATCCCCCTTGCGTAAAGTCTGGGGACTCGGATTCCACTCTTCCTCAGGAGTTCCCTCATGGAGCACAACTCCCGTACGTCACTGACCCGTCGAGGGTTGCTGCGCACCGCCACCGGGGCGGGGCTCGCCGCGTTCGGGGTCGGGTACGGGGCCGCGAGTGCTGCCGCCTCGGTGGGCACGACCTCACGGTTCGATCTGTCGCAGCCGTCGTACGACCTGTTCCGCGACAAGAACCTGCACAGCAACCGCGTCCAGCAGAGCTTCGCGTTCGACTCGGTCAACAAGCGCCTGTTCGTCGCGGCCAAGCGGCTGGACAGCCCGGAGTCGGCCGGTGACCTGTGCATCAGCCAGCTCGACTTCGCCGGCAACTACGTGTCGTACATGCACCTCAACGGCTTCGGGCACGGCGTCGCCTTCGGCGTGCGGCCCGTCGGCAGCACCAGCAATCTGTGGATCGAGACCGACGCGAACGGCAACGGTTACGGCACCAAGCTCGCCTTCATCGGGTACAACCCCGGGACCACCGTCGACGCCGCGTCGCAGGGGTTCGGGAAGTTCCAGCCGATCTCCGGCGCGACCGAGTACACCTGCTCCATAGACCCGGTCTACAACCGCATGATCGTCCGCTACCACAAGGACGGTGCCAAGCACATCGCCGTCTACGACCTCGCGGACACCGACAACGGCGACTTCAGCTCGCCCGTCGCCATGTTCACCCCGCCGGCCATCTCCGGCACGCCGCAGGGATACACGCTCTACGGCTCGTACATGTACTTCATCACCGGTGACGGCTACTCGGCGTCCAACCCCGACCCGGGCAACACGTACATCACCAGCATCAACATCAACACCGGTGCCATCGCCCAGGGCCCCACCCTGACCAAGGCCGGCTCCACGCTGGTCTACCGGGAGCCCGAGGGCCTCGCGATCTACCGCACCGACGCGGGTGAGTCCCGTCTCTTCCTCGGCTTCGCCTCCGGTGAAGAGGGCGACCGGCGTTCCAGCATCTTTTACAAGAACGCGCTGGTCTGAGGGGTAGGAGGAGCGAGCTTGTGAGGTGACGGGCCCGGATCGCTGCTGCGGTCCGGGCCCCTTCTGTCACAGCGGTCACACATCTTCGCAGGAGCATCACACCGTGTGCGCATCGCCTTCGGAAAGCGTCGATAGCGTTGCTGGCCGCTCGATCTCGCGTGCGAACGTGACCAAATGCCCGGCGTCCCGGCGGCGCAGTCAGCCACAGAAAGACCGAAATGGACTACTGCTCCTCCTGCCGTCGGACCCTCAACGGGGCTCTGGTGTGCCCGGGTTGCGGCGCGTACGCCCCGGACATAGCCCCGCCGGCGACGACGTCGTTCTCGTCTTTCCCCTCGTCCTCGGCCCCCTCGGCGCATGCGCCGGCCCCGGCCTCCCCGTCGTTCTTCGGGGGTTCCCCCGCCGCCGACCGTGACCACGGTGGTGGCTCCGCGGGCGCCTCCGGGGCGTACGCCGCCGCCGGCTCCGCCGACCCGTTCGA encodes the following:
- a CDS encoding DUF6325 family protein; amino-acid sequence: MNDEVEELGPIDYLVVEFPGNRMTGEGLPLLVDLVDRGLIRILDLTFVRKEEDGSVSGLEIADLTGDGELDLAVFEGASSGLLGQDDIEEAASALEPGSSAGVLIYENRWAAPFAAALRRGGARMVASGRIPVPAILAALDSTEAAH
- a CDS encoding SHOCT domain-containing protein is translated as MPGLLRGVARTAVVAGTATAVSNRVSRRQQGRWAAQQEYETPAPPAAPPTAPMTTDMTNKIEQLKQLGDLRDQGVLTDSEFEEQKRRLLQS
- a CDS encoding phage baseplate protein, whose amino-acid sequence is MEHNSRTSLTRRGLLRTATGAGLAAFGVGYGAASAAASVGTTSRFDLSQPSYDLFRDKNLHSNRVQQSFAFDSVNKRLFVAAKRLDSPESAGDLCISQLDFAGNYVSYMHLNGFGHGVAFGVRPVGSTSNLWIETDANGNGYGTKLAFIGYNPGTTVDAASQGFGKFQPISGATEYTCSIDPVYNRMIVRYHKDGAKHIAVYDLADTDNGDFSSPVAMFTPPAISGTPQGYTLYGSYMYFITGDGYSASNPDPGNTYITSININTGAIAQGPTLTKAGSTLVYREPEGLAIYRTDAGESRLFLGFASGEEGDRRSSIFYKNALV